The following proteins are encoded in a genomic region of Streptomyces lunaelactis:
- a CDS encoding helix-turn-helix transcriptional regulator, with the protein MRADRLVSLVLLLRQRGRLTADTLARELEVSTRTVLRDIEALSAAGVPVYAERGRHGGFALSPGFRTELTGLNHDEALALLTAGSGRGEQVFGLGSALASAMRKVVDALPESHRATASDAAQRFLVDPETDLLSRRLVTEEVPDTTMIEVRRAVLAGHKLRIHYAATGQTPQWRTLDPIGLVTVRDRGYLLATRSGADRTYRLSRVLAAEELPETAQRPNRVDLDRIWRERSAQFLSGGDHITVLVRVNPVRREDLLDTALAVRAEEPDADGWLRLEVTFQDSRHAEWALWQLSTDAEALAPQSLRTSLRNRAAAIATRYGDSS; encoded by the coding sequence ATGCGCGCCGACCGGTTGGTCTCGCTGGTGCTGCTGCTGCGTCAGCGCGGTCGGCTGACTGCGGACACGCTGGCCCGCGAGCTGGAGGTATCCACCCGCACCGTGCTGCGCGACATCGAGGCGCTGTCCGCGGCCGGCGTCCCGGTCTACGCCGAACGCGGCCGGCACGGCGGTTTCGCGTTGTCGCCCGGTTTCCGGACCGAGCTCACCGGTCTGAACCACGACGAGGCCCTCGCCTTGCTGACCGCCGGATCGGGGCGCGGCGAGCAGGTATTCGGCCTCGGCTCGGCGCTCGCTTCGGCCATGCGGAAGGTGGTCGACGCGCTGCCCGAAAGCCACCGGGCCACCGCGAGCGACGCGGCCCAGCGATTTCTCGTCGACCCCGAGACCGACCTGCTCTCACGTCGGCTGGTCACTGAGGAGGTACCCGACACCACAATGATCGAGGTCCGGCGCGCGGTGCTCGCCGGACACAAGCTGCGCATCCACTACGCAGCCACAGGCCAGACACCACAGTGGCGCACGCTGGACCCGATCGGCCTGGTCACCGTACGCGACCGGGGCTACTTGCTGGCCACGAGATCTGGCGCGGACCGCACCTACCGGCTGTCGCGGGTGTTGGCCGCCGAGGAACTCCCCGAAACGGCACAGCGACCAAACCGGGTCGATCTGGACCGGATCTGGCGGGAACGCTCCGCGCAGTTTCTCTCCGGCGGCGACCACATCACCGTGCTGGTACGGGTGAACCCGGTGCGGCGGGAGGACCTGCTGGACACCGCGCTGGCGGTCCGCGCAGAGGAACCCGACGCAGACGGCTGGCTGCGGCTGGAGGTGACCTTCCAAGATTCACGACACGCCGAATGGGCGCTGTGGCAGCTCAGCACGGACGCGGAAGCCCTGGCCCCGCAGTCGTTGCGCACCTCCCTACGCAACCGCGCCGCCGCGATTGCCACCCGCTACGGAGACTCATCCTGA
- a CDS encoding TnsA-like heteromeric transposase endonuclease subunit — MGTAVAAPVRLSVRRGDETVVEDLEWPSVPLSLLGEARPWRTFRWYKGQQHYSGTYWSATVGDHVIYESRLELGRLMFADFAPEVRHIVAQPFLLKADIDGKVRKHIPDYLLLTHDGPVLVDVKPRHRLEKPEVAFTFAWTREAVMSRGWRYEVWSEPDPHVLENVRFLAGYRRAWLFVPGGRFTGR; from the coding sequence ATGGGTACAGCGGTGGCCGCGCCGGTACGGCTGAGCGTTCGGCGCGGTGACGAGACCGTGGTGGAGGACCTGGAGTGGCCGTCGGTGCCGCTCTCACTGCTGGGCGAGGCCCGGCCGTGGCGGACGTTCCGCTGGTACAAGGGGCAGCAGCACTACTCGGGCACATACTGGTCGGCCACCGTGGGCGATCATGTGATCTACGAGTCGCGGCTGGAACTGGGGCGGCTGATGTTCGCCGACTTCGCCCCGGAAGTGCGGCACATCGTCGCCCAGCCCTTCCTGCTCAAGGCCGATATCGATGGCAAGGTCCGCAAGCACATCCCGGACTATCTGCTACTGACGCATGACGGTCCGGTGCTCGTGGATGTCAAACCGCGTCACCGGCTTGAGAAGCCGGAGGTCGCCTTCACCTTCGCCTGGACACGGGAGGCGGTCATGTCGCGCGGGTGGCGGTATGAGGTGTGGAGCGAGCCGGATCCGCACGTGCTGGAGAACGTCCGGTTCCTCGCGGGCTACCGCCGCGCCTGGCTGTTCGTACCTGGTGGCCGCTTTACGGGCCGCTGA
- a CDS encoding RidA family protein, giving the protein MERTAVNPVTWSVEMGFNQGEVVSGHARTLYISGQTAMSGDGKPQHDGDMAAQLALSIDNLEAVLGEAGMSLANLVRLNVYTTDVDLLFQHYGVLAARLGAAGVAPTTTMLGVTRLAIPGQMVELEGTAVA; this is encoded by the coding sequence ATGGAACGAACGGCGGTCAACCCGGTGACGTGGTCGGTGGAGATGGGATTCAACCAGGGTGAGGTCGTCTCCGGGCACGCCCGGACCCTGTACATCTCGGGGCAGACCGCGATGAGCGGCGACGGCAAGCCCCAGCATGACGGTGACATGGCGGCGCAGTTGGCGCTGAGCATCGACAACCTGGAGGCCGTGCTCGGCGAGGCTGGCATGTCTCTCGCGAACCTCGTCCGGCTCAACGTCTACACGACCGACGTCGATCTGCTTTTCCAGCACTACGGCGTGCTGGCGGCGCGGTTGGGCGCCGCCGGGGTGGCGCCGACCACCACGATGCTCGGGGTGACGCGGCTGGCGATCCCCGGCCAGATGGTCGAGCTTGAAGGGACCGCCGTCGCGTGA
- a CDS encoding GNAT family N-acetyltransferase — MVPPAAERKSDAAPVSVRPLGEADLDRADEVFRVAFGTFLGAPEPKTFFGTADYVRTRWAADPQAAFAATVEGEVVGSNFATNWGSVGFFGPLTVRPDLWDQGIGRRLMEPVIDCFDAWGNRHLGLFTFSHSPKHLELYRRYGFWPRFLTAIMKKHVADGAPVPGRVLYGDLPAAERPDVLSLCGALTGAVYEGLSLEREIVAAHAQGLGDTILLHGAGSELDGLAVCHCGAGSEAGEDVCFVKFGAVRPGPEAADRFERLLDACEWLAAERGLGQLDAGMNLGRSDAYRRMIDRGFRTWLQGVTMHRPNEPGYSHPDAYVIDDWR; from the coding sequence ATGGTCCCACCAGCAGCGGAGCGCAAGAGTGACGCGGCCCCGGTATCAGTCCGCCCTCTGGGTGAGGCGGACCTGGATCGGGCCGACGAGGTCTTCAGGGTCGCCTTCGGGACGTTCCTCGGGGCTCCCGAGCCGAAGACATTCTTCGGGACCGCCGACTACGTCCGCACTCGCTGGGCGGCCGATCCACAGGCGGCCTTCGCAGCGACGGTCGAGGGCGAAGTAGTTGGATCGAACTTTGCCACTAACTGGGGCAGCGTCGGGTTTTTCGGACCGCTGACCGTGCGTCCGGATCTGTGGGACCAGGGCATCGGCAGGCGTCTGATGGAGCCGGTCATAGACTGCTTCGACGCCTGGGGGAACCGCCACCTCGGCCTGTTCACCTTCTCGCACAGTCCCAAGCACCTTGAGCTCTACCGCCGGTACGGTTTCTGGCCTCGATTCCTCACAGCCATCATGAAGAAGCATGTCGCAGACGGTGCCCCAGTCCCCGGCCGGGTGCTCTATGGCGACCTGCCCGCCGCCGAGCGGCCTGACGTGCTGAGTCTCTGTGGAGCACTGACCGGGGCCGTGTACGAGGGCCTGAGCCTGGAACGCGAGATCGTGGCCGCGCACGCGCAGGGACTCGGTGACACCATCCTGCTCCATGGCGCTGGCTCCGAGCTCGATGGCCTGGCCGTCTGTCACTGCGGAGCCGGGTCGGAGGCTGGCGAGGACGTGTGCTTCGTCAAATTCGGCGCCGTACGTCCTGGTCCGGAGGCCGCCGACCGGTTCGAGCGACTGCTCGACGCGTGCGAGTGGCTGGCCGCCGAGCGCGGGCTGGGGCAACTGGACGCTGGCATGAACCTGGGCCGCTCGGATGCCTACCGGCGCATGATCGACCGCGGTTTCCGCACCTGGTTGCAGGGCGTGACCATGCACAGGCCCAACGAACCCGGGTACAGCCACCCCGACGCGTATGTGATCGACGACTGGCGCTGA
- a CDS encoding DUF4097 family beta strand repeat-containing protein, translating into MQKFDTLAPVSAVLDIPAGRIRFIAAERADTTVEVLPADASKGRDVKAAEQTTVEYGDGVLRIEASPAKNRILGSSGSIEVTIQLPAGSRIEAKAASAEFRGVGRLGDVAFAGAQGSVKLDEAASARLTLLAGDVSVGRLGGPAEISTQKGDIHIAEAVRGTVVLRTEAGEVSVGAASGVSASLDAGTTYGRIHNALKNTEGAAGLNIHATTAYGDIAARSL; encoded by the coding sequence ATGCAGAAGTTCGACACCCTCGCCCCGGTCTCCGCCGTCCTCGACATCCCTGCGGGACGCATCCGGTTCATCGCCGCCGAACGGGCCGACACCACGGTCGAGGTCCTGCCCGCGGACGCCTCGAAGGGCCGCGACGTGAAGGCGGCGGAGCAGACCACGGTCGAATACGGCGACGGCGTCCTGCGGATCGAGGCCTCACCGGCGAAGAACCGGATTCTGGGCAGCTCCGGATCCATCGAGGTGACCATCCAGCTGCCCGCCGGCTCCCGCATCGAGGCAAAGGCGGCCAGCGCCGAGTTCCGGGGCGTCGGACGGCTCGGCGACGTCGCCTTCGCGGGCGCGCAGGGCTCGGTCAAGCTCGACGAGGCCGCGAGCGCCCGCCTCACCCTCCTCGCCGGCGACGTCTCGGTCGGCCGCCTGGGCGGCCCCGCGGAGATCAGCACCCAAAAGGGCGACATCCACATCGCCGAGGCCGTGCGCGGCACGGTCGTGCTGCGCACCGAGGCCGGCGAGGTGTCGGTCGGCGCCGCCAGCGGAGTCTCCGCCTCCCTGGACGCCGGCACCACCTACGGCCGGATTCACAACGCGCTCAAGAACACCGAAGG